Proteins found in one Methanobrevibacter sp. genomic segment:
- the uvrB gene encoding excinuclease ABC subunit UvrB, producing the protein MKQFELQSPYKPLGDQPKAIDSLAEGFLNGKKEQTLLGVTGSGKTFTMANVIEKVQKPTLIISHNKTLAAQLYEEFKEFFPDNAVEYFVSYYDYYQPEAYVPRTDTFIDKEASINEEIDTMRHSATQSLLSRDDVIVVSSVSCIYGIGSPEDYGEFAFGISVGDIYDRDEIIRRLIFMQYERNDIEFDRGQFRVRGDVIEINPVDGTSPVRIELFGDEIDAISLIDRVTGKRKESLPRYMVFPAKHFVVGQDRMETAIHNINQELNDRLLELNQTNKLLEAQRLEQRTRFDVEMLNEMGYCPGVENYSMHLSGRKWGDVPYSLLKYFPDDYLTIIDESHVTVPQIRGMYNGDKARKQTLVDHGFRLPSAKENRPLRFDEFEAAMNQVLYVSATPASYELSRSTNIVEQINRPTGLVDPEIIIRPVQGQVDDLLNEVRLRAERDERVLVTTLTKRMAEDLTDYYAKIGVKVRYMHSEIDTLERTEIIDDLRRGTFDVLVGVNLLREGLDLPEVSLVAILDADKEGFLRNQTSLIQTIGRAARNVNGKVIMYVDEMTDSVRNAMDITNKRRKIQLKYNELNNITPKTARRTLKEKKETEEKYDKSATDISKMPKDELNLLIKDLESDMKEAAKNLNFEKAAELRNKLFTIKEMKKS; encoded by the coding sequence ATGAAACAATTTGAACTACAATCACCTTATAAACCCTTAGGGGATCAGCCTAAAGCTATTGATTCCTTAGCTGAAGGCTTTCTAAATGGAAAGAAGGAACAGACTCTTTTAGGAGTCACCGGTTCCGGTAAGACTTTTACAATGGCTAACGTTATTGAAAAAGTTCAAAAGCCAACACTTATTATTTCTCATAACAAAACTCTTGCGGCACAGCTATATGAAGAGTTTAAGGAATTTTTCCCAGACAATGCCGTAGAGTATTTTGTCAGTTATTATGATTATTATCAGCCGGAGGCTTACGTGCCTAGGACTGACACCTTCATTGACAAGGAAGCTTCAATCAATGAAGAGATTGACACAATGAGGCATTCTGCCACACAATCATTGCTTTCAAGGGATGACGTTATCGTCGTTTCCAGCGTGTCATGCATCTATGGTATTGGTTCTCCTGAAGATTATGGCGAATTTGCTTTCGGAATATCTGTTGGGGATATTTATGATAGGGATGAAATTATCAGACGTTTAATTTTCATGCAGTATGAACGTAATGACATTGAATTTGACAGGGGTCAGTTTAGAGTACGTGGAGATGTTATTGAGATAAATCCAGTGGATGGAACTTCTCCTGTTAGGATTGAGCTTTTCGGTGATGAAATCGATGCCATCAGCTTGATAGATAGGGTTACAGGCAAAAGGAAAGAATCTCTTCCTCGCTACATGGTATTTCCAGCAAAGCATTTTGTCGTAGGCCAGGATAGGATGGAAACAGCTATTCATAATATCAATCAGGAGCTTAATGACAGGCTTTTGGAGTTAAACCAAACCAATAAACTTTTGGAAGCTCAAAGACTTGAACAAAGAACTCGTTTTGATGTTGAAATGCTTAATGAAATGGGATACTGTCCAGGGGTTGAAAATTATTCAATGCACTTGTCTGGAAGGAAATGGGGAGATGTGCCTTATTCCTTACTCAAATATTTCCCTGATGATTATTTGACCATTATTGATGAATCTCACGTTACTGTTCCCCAAATCAGGGGAATGTACAATGGTGATAAGGCCCGTAAACAGACATTGGTTGACCATGGTTTCAGATTGCCTTCTGCCAAAGAGAATAGGCCGTTGCGCTTTGATGAGTTTGAAGCTGCTATGAATCAGGTTTTATATGTTTCAGCAACTCCTGCTTCCTATGAGCTTTCACGTTCAACAAATATTGTAGAGCAGATTAATCGTCCTACAGGACTGGTCGATCCGGAAATCATCATACGTCCTGTTCAAGGTCAGGTTGACGATTTGCTTAATGAGGTCAGATTAAGGGCAGAAAGGGATGAGAGGGTCCTTGTAACCACACTGACTAAAAGGATGGCTGAAGATTTAACAGACTATTATGCTAAGATTGGTGTTAAAGTTAGATACATGCATTCTGAAATCGATACTCTTGAAAGGACTGAAATCATCGACGATTTAAGGCGGGGAACTTTTGATGTTCTTGTTGGTGTAAACCTTTTGAGGGAAGGTCTTGACTTGCCAGAGGTATCTTTAGTGGCTATTTTGGATGCTGACAAGGAAGGGTTTTTGAGAAACCAGACTTCCCTTATACAGACAATTGGTAGGGCAGCAAGAAATGTTAATGGTAAGGTAATCATGTATGTTGATGAAATGACCGATTCCGTTCGCAATGCTATGGATATTACCAATAAAAGGAGAAAAATCCAGCTTAAGTATAATGAGTTAAACAATATCACTCCTAAGACTGCTAGGCGTACTTTGAAAGAGAAAAAAGAAACAGAAGAGAAGTATGACAAGTCAGCTACTGACATTAGTAAAATGCCTAAAGATGAGCTTAATCTTTTAATCAAGGATCTTGAAAGTGATATGAAGGAAGCTGCTAAAAATCTGAACTTTGAAAAGGCTGCAGAGCTTAGAAATAAATTATTCACCATTAAAGAGATGAAAAAATCATAG